CCCCGACCCCGGTGTGCTCGCGGGGCGCCTGAGCCTGGGCGACCGCCCCGCCGCGCTGCTGCACCGCGCGCTGTCCGACACGCCGTTCCCCGACGGCACCCCGGAACGCGAGTTGCGCGCCCTGCTGCGCCCGGACGCGTACCCGCCGCTGACCGGGCGGGACGTGCTCGCGCTGGGCGTGCCGCCGGGCCGGGGCGTGGGCGAGGCGCTGGGTCACCTCGCCGCGCTGCGCCGCGCCGGGCAGGTCCGCAGCCCCGACGACGAGCGCGCGGCGCTGAAGGCATTCCTGACGACGAAAGGCCCGCACGTCAGCCTCTAGAATGCCGGGGTATGGGTCTCATCTCTCTGCTGTCCAGCGATCCGCTGGCGTTCCTGATCGTGGCGGCCGCGCTGCTGCTGTCGCTGGCCTTTCACGAGTTCGCGCACGCCTGGACCGCCGACCGGCTGGGCGATCCCACTCCGCGCCGTTTCGGGCGGGTGACGCTGAATCCCATCAATCACCTTGACCCGATCGGGTCGCTGCTGCTGCTGTTCGCGCCGTTCGGGTTCGCGCGGCCCGTGCCGATCAACCCGAACAACCTGGGCCGCTGGGGCACCCTCTGGACGGCGGCGGCGGGCCCGCTGAGCAACCTGCTGATCGCGCTGGTGTGCGTGGGCATCATCGCGGTCGTGCCGCGCGAGACGCTGCTGGCGGGCGGCACGCTGTCCACCTTCCTGTTCACGGTCCTCAGCGTGAACCTGGGCTTGGCGATCTTCAACCTGCTGCCCATTCCGCTGCTGGACGGCAGCCGCATCGTGGGTGGGCTGGTGCCGTCGCTGGGGCGCAGTCTCGCGCAGTTCGAGGCGCAGCCGTTCAGCTTCGTGATCGTCATGGTGTTCATCTTCCTGTTCAGCGACCAGCTGGGCCAGCTGATCGCCACGATCCGCAACGGACTGCTGAGCGTCGTGCTGTAATAAGGACTCCGGTTGAAAGGTTTGCAAAAACTTTCAACCCGAGCGGAGCGAGTAGGAGACAAACGGGTTCCGGGCGTGGAGTTGGCAGATCGGTGATTTTCCGATCTGTTAACGAAACAAACGGAATCCGTATAACCCCGCCGGACACGGGGCGGGCCGGAGGGTGCACTGTCACCTCCGGCCCGCTTCCTGCTGTCCCGCCTCAGCCCAGGTGGAACATCATGGCGACGTGCGCGCCAGTCCCGGCGAGGACGAACAGGTGCCAGATCTCGTGGAAGCCGAACACGCCGGGGCGCGGATTCCAGCGTTTCGTGCCGTAGATGACAGCCCCGATGGAGTACAGCACGCCGCCCGCCGCCAGCCAGAACAGCGCGCCGGGGCTGAGGGTGTAGATGAACTTGGGCATGAACAGCAGGGCCAGCCAGCCCATCCCGAGGTACAGCGCGGTGCTGATCCAGCGTGGCAGGCGCATGGTGACGAGTTTCAGGACGATCCCGCTCAGGGCGATGCCCCACACCAGCCACAGCACGGCGTCGCGCCACACGCCGTCCAGGCCGTAGTACGCCACCGGGGTGTAACTGCCCGCGATGAGCAGAAAGATGCCCGCGTGGTCGAGTTTGCGCAGCCACAGCAGCCCGCGTTCCGTGGGGCGGAAGGAGTGGTAGCTGGCGCTGGCGGCGTACAGGGCGACCATGCTGACGCTGAACACCACGAACGGCCACAGGGTCAGCCCGCGGGAGTGCGCCCACGTCAGCAGCGGCCCCAGCACGATCAGCGCGGCGAGCGCGCCGCCCCAGTGGGTCAGGGCGTTCACGGGTTCGCGGGGGGCGGTGAGCAGGCGCTTCATACCGTCCACCTTACGCCCCGGACATGATGACAGTCTGTCAGCTGGGACGGAGTGCAAGTGCGCCCCGCCCCAGCCCGGTCACCGATTCGCCTTACCGTCCGCCGTAGTTGGGCGCTTCCTTGGTGATGGTCACGCCGTGCGGGTGGCTTTCCACCAGGCTGGCGCCGGTGATGCGCACGAACTGCGCCGTGTCGCGCAGCGTCTGCAGGTCGGGCGCGCCGCAGTAGCCCATGGAGGAACGCAGGCCGCCCACGAACTGGTAGATGACCTCTCCGGCGGTGCCCTTGTACGCGACGATGCCCTCGATGCCTTCGGGCACGAACTTGCGGCTGCCGCTCTGGAAGTAGCGGTCGGCGCTGCCCTGGTCCATGGCGCCCAGGCTGCCCATGCCGCGGTAGCTCTTGTAGCGTCGGCCGTCGCGCAGGATGCTCTCGCCGGGAGCCTCGTCGGTCCCGGCGAGCATGCTGCCCATCATGACGACGCTCGCGCCCGCCGCGATGGCCTTGGGCACGTCTCCGGTCTGCTTGATGCCGCCGTCCGCGATGATGGGAATCCCGGCTTCCAGCGCGGCGCTGCTGGCCTCGAAGATCGCGGTGATCTGGGGGACGCCCACGCCGGTCACGACTCGGGTGGTGCAGATGCTGCCCGGCCCGATGCCGACCTTCACGGCGTCCGCCCCGGCGAGGATCAGGTCGCGTGCCCCGGCGCGGGTGGCGACGTTCCCGGCGATGACGTCCACGTCGAAGGTCTCCTTGACGCGGCTCAGGGCGTTCAGGATGCCCTGGCTGTGCCCGTGCGCGCTGTCCAGCACGAGGACGTCCACGCCGGCCTGCACCAGGGCGCCCGCGCGGTCCATCAGGTCGGCGCCCACGCCGATCGCGGCGGCGACCCGCAGGCGGCCCATGCTGTCCTTGGCGGCGCGGGGGTACTTGACGCGCTTGGTGAGGTCCTTGATGGTGATCAGGCCGCGCAG
This region of Deinococcus sp. JMULE3 genomic DNA includes:
- a CDS encoding site-2 protease family protein, translated to MGLISLLSSDPLAFLIVAAALLLSLAFHEFAHAWTADRLGDPTPRRFGRVTLNPINHLDPIGSLLLLFAPFGFARPVPINPNNLGRWGTLWTAAAGPLSNLLIALVCVGIIAVVPRETLLAGGTLSTFLFTVLSVNLGLAIFNLLPIPLLDGSRIVGGLVPSLGRSLAQFEAQPFSFVIVMVFIFLFSDQLGQLIATIRNGLLSVVL
- a CDS encoding hemolysin III family protein, whose protein sequence is MKRLLTAPREPVNALTHWGGALAALIVLGPLLTWAHSRGLTLWPFVVFSVSMVALYAASASYHSFRPTERGLLWLRKLDHAGIFLLIAGSYTPVAYYGLDGVWRDAVLWLVWGIALSGIVLKLVTMRLPRWISTALYLGMGWLALLFMPKFIYTLSPGALFWLAAGGVLYSIGAVIYGTKRWNPRPGVFGFHEIWHLFVLAGTGAHVAMMFHLG
- the guaB gene encoding IMP dehydrogenase, giving the protein MSAPATPAPADTQDRFSYKFGQDGITFDDVLLQPRHSQVLPHEVDLGAQLTRRVRLNIPFVSAAMDTVTETNMAVAMAREGGIGVIHKNMPIDAQAEMVRKVKRSESGMIVDPITLPPHATVGEADRMMGEYRISGVPITDPQGKLLGIITNRDMRFVDDLSTPVRDVMTSQNLVTVPVGTTLEEAQEIFKRHRIEKLLVVEGEALRGLITIKDLTKRVKYPRAAKDSMGRLRVAAAIGVGADLMDRAGALVQAGVDVLVLDSAHGHSQGILNALSRVKETFDVDVIAGNVATRAGARDLILAGADAVKVGIGPGSICTTRVVTGVGVPQITAIFEASSAALEAGIPIIADGGIKQTGDVPKAIAAGASVVMMGSMLAGTDEAPGESILRDGRRYKSYRGMGSLGAMDQGSADRYFQSGSRKFVPEGIEGIVAYKGTAGEVIYQFVGGLRSSMGYCGAPDLQTLRDTAQFVRITGASLVESHPHGVTITKEAPNYGGR